Within the Glycine max cultivar Williams 82 chromosome 12, Glycine_max_v4.0, whole genome shotgun sequence genome, the region TTTGAGCTTCGATGAACTTGGTTCCAGGAAGCATTCTTGCTTACTTTAGTATGAAATGCCTGATTTCTGCCAGCAGGCTCCATAGAAGATATATGAGATTCTTCAGATAATGAGTATGCAGATCCAACTTCGGTGAGATGTTCTGCATTCAACAGAAAACGGTGTCCACAGGGGCATTCATGCTCAAATCCAACATATACTATAGCATGCTTTAAAGAATGTGATATGTTCATTTCACCACCATTCAAGAATAGAGGTACTACATTGCTACCAATCCTCAAAAAAGGATCACCATCCCTACAGATATTATTGGCATTAACATCAAGAGGTCCCTGAGTAGATGATACATGTTGAGATTTTTGAGATATTTCATGATCAATGACTGCACTAACCTGTTCAACAGTCTGACTACTTGACCTGCTTTGTTTCATACCCTTTTCTGAACCTGGTGCAAGCAATTTCCTTTGTTGAAGAGGAGGGAATCCTGAATCACCAGCCGCTGATCCAGCAACAACCTCAGAAAAAGGTTTTCTCATTTTGAAAATAGGGAAACCTGATCCAAAACTTATCTTTTTATCATCAGCCTTCAATATATCTAAAGATGTTCCTTGGTCTTCCACTGCGAAGCATGGTGGGCTTGtctaacatcagttttctttgCATCTGCAATATATTCAACCTTCGGTGCCCTAATTACAGAACCTTGCTTCACTATACCCTCTGTAGAACCATTtggtattttctttttctctaggTATATAGTCCATTTCAAAAGAAATTTCTCAGTGGCACAAAATCCACTTTGAAGTAGGCCTTTAGAAGATTCATAGTATTTTGAACCCCCAATACGAAGCAAACTCCAAGCAGAAGATTGAACAGGTCCTGCAACTTCTATTTCTGTTAATTTGACTGCAGGAAGTAGCTTATCACAGTCAGAGAAGCAACTAGCATCAGATGATTCAAAATCAAAGGGATCAGGACATAACTGCTGGGAACGACCACAAGCACAAGCATGAAGGAAAGAATAGCCACTTGAATGTGGCATGGGCGGGGCTCCCAAGTCTGAATTACTGGTTTCAACATCATGCCTTTGGTGCATGCATGGTTTTCCTGTCAAACTAACAGCATCACATAGTTGCCTTTCTGATTTCCATATGGAAGTGCATTCCTCTTCCAACTTTTTTGCAAATAGTTCCACTGCTGGTCCTTTTACCATTGAGCGAAATGCATGCAAAGCCTTATCTAAATGGGCTTCATGTTGTGAAGTAGGATAACAAGCAGGCAAATCTTTCAAATAAATCTCCTTTGCGGCTGGAATGGCTCTTTGGCACCACAAAGTTGAGAATTTAGTGTTCAACCCTCTACCACTTTGTAACCAAGATACTGCAACATCAAAAGGATTTGTACTCTTTGAAGATCCTTCCACTGTTGATGAAACAGTATTCCTTGGACGAGGTTTTCTTttgataatttcaaattcatcCAAACAACCACCTTTTGCACAGAGAACTCCACTCAAGATATGACGACTAGAAGATGACCAAACTTCAAGATTAGGAAGATCAGGAGTAGTAAATGTTTTCCCAGATGCAGCTGAGGCAGCAGCTGCAGCTGCTGCTACAGCAACCATACCAGCACCTGCAGCTGAGCCACTGCTGGTATTAATTAGCCCCCCTCTCCCTCTCAAAATATCAGATTGCCTGTAAACAAACTCCTTAACTGATATTAAATCTTCTTTGCTCGCACTTTGACTGTGGCTTTCAAGCAAAAGGGAATCTGAAGTTGCTTTCCCATTTAAGACATCATCAATAAGTCCACTGGCAAACTCAAGAGACACACCTCTTTGATTTGAAGACCGATCCAACAAGACAACTGTCCTTGATGCATCAAGTGAAAACAAAGGTGCAGAAGTTGAGGTACCCCCAGTTCTCACACCCGAATGAGTTATTTCAGAACCTGATAATGTCCGACATTTCTTAACCAGAAAGCGAATTTGTGCTTCAAGAGACAACTGTAGTTTCTTCCTAAATCCACCTTCAGATCGACTTGCAGGGCGTGCCAGCACAACTACCGAACCAGAACCTTTAGCAGGCAAGTTTTCTTTGGCTGCACTACTCAAACTAGAAGACTGGTTAAGCGAAGAGCCATCCAAAGATTCCTCCCCATTTGCACTGGAATTCGACAAACTGGAGAAATCATCGATGAATACAAACAGTGTAACAGGTATGCACTGTCCTGGAAACAAAGAAGCATAAGAACCTAAACCTGACATGAGAGATATGGCCGACATATTGCGACCCAAGTTACCACCACCTCTACCAGGTGAAGAATTGTTCACCGACGAAACAGGTTGGGAGGACGGTGAAGGATGCGATCTAGACGGTAAAGGCCCCATAGTCTGGTATCTAACAAAGGGAGCCATAGCATGCTTGGCTGCTTGCAGCACACGAAAATTCCTTAAAATCCCAGTACCAAAATGTGACCCCTCCTGAATATATATGATAACATGACAAACCTGCATTTCTAACTCGTCAATTACACCATCAAACCTGCATTTAAAATTAACAGCATACACAGAACACAcaatgtaatttaaaaaaaaaaaaaaactaactacaGCAGCTAAAATTGGAGTTCCTAATTCACTGAAGGTAACAGTCTTAACTCTTTCATGATATAAATTGGTAAATCCTACACTAATTCTGCAAACTTCTcgctaaatataagaaaaacattATCATATCTTCTATGTAATTCAGACGATAAGATTAGGTTATTGATACTTTAATATTCTTTCTGCATAATAATATAAGGTGTTTAGAAGAGTgaagaaaatgacttacagagaACATGAAAAGCATTCCCTGGAGGTCGCCGAACTCGTGCTCTTCGACGGCGGAATCGAATCCCGACGGCGCGGCGGCGGCGTGATTCACCGGACAGCGAGTGGAAGAGAACTGAAGGAACAAAATCCCCTTGTCGTGGTCGTGAAAGTAGCTGATTCTCCTCCGCTCGAACCACTCCCTCGCCTCCTCATCGTCGACGAGCAGCGGCGTGTCGAGGTTGCCGGAGGCGAAGACGTTGGAGTCGATGACGCGGTTGAGGAGCTGCGCGGAATCATCGTGCCGCCGTGCGATGAAGCCGACGACCACCACGCCGTCGGAGGAGCGAGGGAGCGACGGCGCCGGTGCCGGAGAGGGATGGTCGGAGGAGGAGGACGGAGACGAAGACGAAGACGACGGAGGGCGAATGAGGACTCGAACCGGTGACGGCGACGGAGAAGGGTTTCGTGGCTCCATCGTTCAAATGTCAATGCCTTCTTTGCTCTGCACGATTTCGATTTTCAGCttca harbors:
- the LOC100788114 gene encoding uncharacterized protein isoform X1, which produces MEPRNPSPSPSPVRVLIRPPSSSSSSPSSSSDHPSPAPAPSLPRSSDGVVVVGFIARRHDDSAQLLNRVIDSNVFASGNLDTPLLVDDEEAREWFERRRISYFHDHDKGILFLQFSSTRCPVNHAAAAPSGFDSAVEEHEFGDLQGMLFMFSVCHVIIYIQEGSHFGTGILRNFRVLQAAKHAMAPFVRYQTMGPLPSRSHPSPSSQPVSSVNNSSPGRGGGNLGRNMSAISLMSGLGSYASLFPGQCIPVTLFVFIDDFSSLSNSSANGEESLDGSSLNQSSSLSSAAKENLPAKGSGSVVVLARPASRSEGGFRKKLQLSLEAQIRFLVKKCRTLSGSEITHSGVRTGGTSTSAPLFSLDASRTVVLLDRSSNQRGVSLEFASGLIDDVLNGKATSDSLLLESHSQSASKEDLISVKEFVYRQSDILRGRGGLINTSSGSAAGAGMVAVAAAAAAASAASGKTFTTPDLPNLEVWSSSSRHILSGVLCAKGGCLDEFEIIKRKPRPRNTVSSTVEGSSKSTNPFDVAVSWLQSGRGLNTKFSTLWCQRAIPAAKEIYLKDLPACYPTSQHEAHLDKALHAFRSMVKGPAVELFAKKLEEECTSIWKSERQLCDAVSLTGKPCMHQRHDVETSNSDLGAPPMPHSSGYSFLHACACGRSQQLCPDPFDFESSDASCFSDCDKLLPAVKLTEIEVAGPVQSSAWSLLRIGGSKYYESSKGLLQSGFCATEKFLLKWTIYLEKKKIPNGSTEGIVKQGSVIRAPKVEYIADAKKTDVRQAHHASQWKTKEHL
- the LOC100788114 gene encoding uncharacterized protein isoform X2, with translation MQVCHVIIYIQEGSHFGTGILRNFRVLQAAKHAMAPFVRYQTMGPLPSRSHPSPSSQPVSSVNNSSPGRGGGNLGRNMSAISLMSGLGSYASLFPGQCIPVTLFVFIDDFSSLSNSSANGEESLDGSSLNQSSSLSSAAKENLPAKGSGSVVVLARPASRSEGGFRKKLQLSLEAQIRFLVKKCRTLSGSEITHSGVRTGGTSTSAPLFSLDASRTVVLLDRSSNQRGVSLEFASGLIDDVLNGKATSDSLLLESHSQSASKEDLISVKEFVYRQSDILRGRGGLINTSSGSAAGAGMVAVAAAAAAASAASGKTFTTPDLPNLEVWSSSSRHILSGVLCAKGGCLDEFEIIKRKPRPRNTVSSTVEGSSKSTNPFDVAVSWLQSGRGLNTKFSTLWCQRAIPAAKEIYLKDLPACYPTSQHEAHLDKALHAFRSMVKGPAVELFAKKLEEECTSIWKSERQLCDAVSLTGKPCMHQRHDVETSNSDLGAPPMPHSSGYSFLHACACGRSQQLCPDPFDFESSDASCFSDCDKLLPAVKLTEIEVAGPVQSSAWSLLRIGGSKYYESSKGLLQSGFCATEKFLLKWTIYLEKKKIPNGSTEGIVKQGSVIRAPKVEYIADAKKTDVRQAHHASQWKTKEHL